A stretch of Aureispira sp. CCB-E DNA encodes these proteins:
- a CDS encoding WYL domain-containing protein, producing MPINKNAYLRYQVLDKCFSNFGRKFYWQDLIEEINKALYEINGVDSSIGKTQLYKDIRFMESEESFGIDLVRHQDGKKKYYRYADKSDSIRNSPLSLQESESIKSALLVLSRFSGLPQFEWINEIIPLLNDRLSLSNNEKQIIIFESNIDYTGIQFIEPIFNAIVNERVLKVNYKDFKSQVSYDLIFHPYILKQYNNRWFTFGKHQEKEIYTWNLALDRIVAIKELDEKYDLFEFNWEDDYFYDIIGVTKKPYENQEEIIFEVSSDLAPYILTKPIHPTQKKKEILDNKNIVISIKVFPNYELERLLLSFGEKIKILGPQMIKNKIIDRLKANLERY from the coding sequence ATGCCTATCAATAAAAACGCCTATCTCAGATATCAAGTATTAGATAAATGTTTCAGTAATTTTGGTAGGAAATTTTACTGGCAAGACTTAATAGAAGAAATAAATAAAGCGTTATATGAAATTAACGGGGTTGATAGTAGTATAGGAAAAACCCAACTCTATAAGGACATTAGATTTATGGAAAGCGAAGAAAGTTTTGGGATAGATCTTGTGAGGCATCAAGATGGAAAAAAGAAATACTATCGCTATGCTGATAAGAGTGATTCAATAAGAAATAGTCCATTAAGCTTGCAAGAATCTGAAAGTATCAAATCAGCCTTATTAGTTCTTTCTAGGTTTAGTGGGCTTCCTCAATTTGAATGGATTAACGAAATAATACCGCTACTGAATGATCGACTAAGCCTTTCTAACAATGAGAAACAAATAATAATTTTTGAATCCAACATTGATTATACAGGGATTCAATTCATTGAACCTATCTTTAATGCTATTGTGAACGAAAGGGTATTGAAAGTCAATTATAAAGACTTTAAAAGCCAGGTGTCCTATGACTTAATCTTTCACCCTTACATCTTAAAACAATATAATAACAGGTGGTTTACATTTGGGAAACACCAAGAAAAAGAAATCTACACATGGAATTTGGCATTAGATAGAATAGTTGCCATCAAAGAGCTTGATGAGAAATATGATCTCTTTGAATTCAACTGGGAAGATGATTATTTTTATGATATAATTGGAGTAACTAAAAAGCCATACGAAAATCAAGAAGAAATCATTTTCGAAGTCTCAAGTGATCTTGCACCATACATTCTGACTAAGCCCATTCACCCAACTCAGAAAAAGAAGGAAATTTTAGATAATAAAAACATTGTGATTTCCATTAAAGTTTTTCCTAATTACGAACTTGAGCGTCTATTACTATCTTTTGGAGAAAAAATAAAAATTCTTGGTCCCCAAATGATTAAGAATAAAATAATAGATCGCTTAAAAGCCAATCTAGAAAGGTATTAA
- a CDS encoding AAA family ATPase, with amino-acid sequence MAADFSKTLGFTPNTNQENALNRIVSFINSENDVFILKGSAGTGKTSIVKAITSYLTEKDINFQIGAPTGRAAMIIGEKTQQVSKTLHSQIYIPEKVENGGVRFDRKENKEKDLTIFLVDEASMVSDQISKSNNFFVTKPLLEEYIDFVKQGNPSNKIIFIGDRYQLPPVKQDFSPALKAKYLYDKYSLSCVEYELTKVMRQGAGSSILKTATSLRDLMSKGIMRGNVSIQREKYPSKALKKYLSVFDNNSIDKVIAICSSNKDVDYWNRWIRRELGIADRKLSVGDFVATQTSWLNKEGQFVCKGEYGRILNVDPSSEKYALLDFVNADIEFIGSSGSRKIVSTKILLDSLDTKYGILEEQQEKYLYAEAMKHNADFRTSQNPSDDKYIGALRLKHAYATTCHKAQGGEWENVLIHPWRLESNLQWAYTAITRAKENVYSYCA; translated from the coding sequence ATGGCAGCAGATTTTTCAAAGACTCTAGGATTTACACCAAATACTAATCAAGAGAATGCTCTTAATAGAATTGTAAGTTTTATTAATTCAGAGAATGATGTGTTTATTCTAAAAGGATCTGCTGGTACAGGCAAAACTTCAATAGTAAAGGCTATAACATCCTACTTAACAGAGAAAGATATTAACTTTCAAATTGGAGCTCCAACAGGAAGGGCTGCTATGATTATAGGTGAAAAGACCCAGCAAGTCTCAAAAACCTTACATAGCCAAATCTATATTCCAGAGAAAGTAGAGAATGGAGGCGTACGATTTGATAGAAAGGAGAATAAGGAAAAAGATTTGACAATTTTCTTGGTTGATGAGGCCTCTATGGTTAGTGATCAAATAAGCAAGAGTAATAACTTTTTTGTTACTAAGCCCTTACTGGAAGAATACATTGATTTTGTAAAGCAGGGGAACCCATCTAATAAAATTATTTTTATTGGAGATAGGTATCAATTACCTCCAGTAAAACAAGATTTCTCCCCCGCACTAAAAGCAAAATATTTATACGATAAGTATAGCCTTAGTTGTGTGGAATATGAATTGACTAAGGTTATGCGTCAAGGAGCAGGATCAAGTATTCTCAAAACTGCAACCTCGTTACGTGATTTGATGAGCAAAGGAATAATGAGAGGAAATGTATCTATTCAGCGAGAGAAGTATCCATCCAAGGCTTTGAAAAAATATCTTTCAGTCTTTGACAATAATAGTATTGATAAGGTAATTGCTATTTGCTCGTCAAATAAAGATGTAGACTACTGGAATCGTTGGATTAGAAGAGAGCTTGGAATTGCAGATAGAAAATTGTCTGTGGGGGATTTTGTTGCGACCCAAACAAGTTGGCTCAATAAAGAAGGACAGTTTGTTTGTAAAGGGGAATATGGTAGAATCCTTAATGTAGATCCTTCTAGTGAAAAATATGCACTTTTGGATTTTGTAAATGCAGATATTGAATTCATTGGGTCTAGTGGTTCTCGTAAAATAGTATCTACTAAAATTCTTTTAGATTCGCTTGACACTAAATATGGTATCCTTGAAGAGCAGCAGGAGAAATATCTATATGCTGAAGCAATGAAGCATAATGCTGATTTTAGAACATCTCAGAATCCATCTGATGATAAATATATCGGAGCTCTACGTCTAAAACATGCTTATGCTACTACTTGTCATAAAGCTCAAGGTGGTGAATGGGAAAATGTACTGATTCATCCCTGGAGGCTAGAAAGTAATTTGCAGTGGGCTTATACCGCAATAACAAGGGCTAAGGAAAATGTATATTCCTATTGTGCATAA
- a CDS encoding lysophospholipid acyltransferase family protein — translation MITSLFRFIVRIAIRIFFRKITVTNLDVLPKEGPLIVAANHPSTFMDASVIGSFLYQKPRFLVKASLFNTTFNKWLLTSMRAIPVQRAQDSLDGQVDTSFLFSKCFERLAAGDTILIFPEGVSKHGRQLHKIKTGAARIALGAEAAKEFNLGVKIVTIGLNYSNPRLFRSDLYLTIKEPIDVRAWKELYNKDERDAVAALTQKIKNQLHEQIITTQDAEEDNLLEQIEDVYKGRLLEKFGWDKKNAEANFQATKGMEEALRYFKETDANRVAQLKNKLESYFHNLNQLCLNDDLFEHSHERRSFLVAGLKHSMYLILGFPVWLYGLINNYLPYTLPSRCAYLITKDEEYIAPIMMFIGILTFPLFYTLQVWGIQKYMGIEWLTFVYALSLPLTGFFTLAYWQDVQNTNDQWTLFSKFYNKSDLVSELIQQRSDIVQVLDQAKQEYLLILGMEEDA, via the coding sequence ATGATAACCTCTCTGTTTCGCTTTATTGTTCGAATCGCCATTCGCATTTTTTTTCGAAAAATAACGGTTACCAATTTAGACGTTCTACCTAAAGAAGGTCCCCTGATTGTTGCAGCTAATCATCCCAGTACTTTTATGGATGCTTCTGTTATCGGCAGTTTTCTGTATCAAAAACCTCGATTTTTAGTCAAAGCTTCTTTGTTTAATACAACTTTTAACAAATGGCTGCTGACGAGTATGCGAGCGATACCCGTACAGCGTGCACAAGATAGCTTAGATGGTCAAGTGGATACCAGCTTTTTATTTTCCAAATGTTTTGAACGGTTGGCAGCAGGGGATACCATTCTAATTTTTCCAGAAGGAGTGAGCAAACATGGGCGACAATTGCACAAAATAAAAACGGGTGCTGCGAGAATTGCTTTGGGCGCAGAAGCAGCAAAGGAGTTTAACTTAGGCGTAAAAATAGTAACCATTGGACTCAACTATTCTAATCCACGGCTTTTTCGGAGCGATTTGTATTTGACCATCAAGGAGCCTATTGATGTGCGTGCTTGGAAAGAACTTTATAACAAAGATGAACGAGATGCTGTTGCTGCTTTAACTCAAAAAATTAAAAATCAATTGCACGAACAGATTATTACAACGCAAGATGCAGAGGAAGATAATTTGCTAGAACAGATTGAAGATGTCTACAAAGGGCGATTGTTAGAAAAGTTTGGTTGGGATAAGAAAAATGCTGAAGCTAATTTTCAAGCAACCAAAGGAATGGAGGAAGCACTACGTTATTTCAAAGAAACAGATGCCAATCGTGTTGCCCAATTAAAAAATAAACTAGAAAGCTATTTTCACAATCTAAATCAGTTGTGTTTAAATGATGATTTATTTGAGCATAGTCATGAGCGGCGATCTTTTTTAGTTGCAGGTTTAAAGCATAGTATGTATCTAATATTGGGATTTCCAGTTTGGTTATATGGACTCATCAACAACTATTTACCCTATACCTTGCCCTCTAGGTGTGCCTATCTAATAACCAAAGATGAAGAATACATTGCGCCCATTATGATGTTTATAGGGATTCTTACATTTCCTCTTTTTTATACCCTACAAGTTTGGGGGATACAAAAATATATGGGCATAGAATGGCTTACTTTTGTATACGCTTTGTCGTTGCCTTTGACGGGCTTTTTTACTTTGGCGTATTGGCAAGATGTACAAAATACTAACGATCAATGGACGTTATTTTCAAAGTTCTACAACAAAAGTGATTTGGTCTCAGAGCTCATCCAGCAACGTAGTGATATTGTACAAGTCTTGGATCAAGCAAAGCAGGAATATTTGTTGATTTTGGGAATGGAGGAGGATGCGTGA
- a CDS encoding SWIM zinc finger family protein has protein sequence MKTPQEIQGFESQIDAVILQRGRNYYENGNIIEVTELTTDTFEAVVAGSYNYKVTVELVGDEIIDYTCDCPYDMGPICKHIVATLSYLKEMKGLEVIEEEIEKPSPEISKEKPKKPKKKRKTAQEKIEHLLKEVSEDDLKAFVLKRALEDSHFRRLLELSFVLQKDQLSASFYKKQIRVILTAAKDRAGFIDWRAVRSVHKPIVQILNKGHEQLEQQHFYNAFLIGKAVLEEMIAALNFADDSDGGIGNLVYMASDLLRELSKVRLPQKTRKAFFDYSLKAFDKEKFWGWDWHWDVLEFAAELFESAKEAEQLMLVIDKKNYKDYHLEMIQKIKYELIEKIEGVEQANAYLEQHIQNSRLRTIALEKAFGQEDYQRVIELAKNGIEQDERSKPGLANGWRKWLLKTAQAQEDREAIITYARYFFLDRASSQEESYQLLKQTIPVDDWLVFVENLIADVMALRSWYKRECLEYIYIEEKRWASLLELLKTERSFDLLKRYEPYLKKAYSEDLVALYEQEIVDYSQCNVGRGSYQIICQNIRRIQKLGAAAKAAELIDYLRMTYPQRPALLDELNKLPN, from the coding sequence ATGAAAACACCACAAGAAATACAAGGATTTGAATCTCAAATTGATGCTGTTATTTTGCAGAGAGGAAGGAATTATTATGAGAATGGAAATATAATAGAAGTAACAGAATTAACGACAGACACCTTTGAGGCCGTTGTTGCAGGTTCTTATAATTATAAAGTAACCGTTGAATTGGTTGGAGACGAAATTATAGATTATACTTGTGATTGTCCTTATGATATGGGACCAATTTGCAAGCATATTGTAGCGACGTTGTCTTATCTGAAGGAAATGAAAGGACTGGAGGTAATCGAGGAGGAGATAGAGAAGCCAAGCCCCGAAATTTCAAAAGAGAAACCTAAAAAGCCCAAAAAAAAGAGAAAGACCGCCCAAGAAAAAATAGAGCATTTATTGAAAGAAGTGTCTGAGGATGATTTAAAGGCATTTGTCTTAAAACGAGCACTGGAGGACAGCCATTTTAGGCGTTTGTTAGAGCTGTCTTTTGTTCTCCAAAAGGATCAATTGTCTGCGTCTTTTTATAAAAAGCAAATCAGGGTAATTTTAACCGCCGCCAAAGATAGAGCAGGCTTTATTGATTGGAGAGCGGTTAGAAGTGTTCATAAGCCAATTGTGCAAATTTTGAACAAAGGACATGAGCAACTGGAACAACAGCATTTTTACAATGCTTTTTTGATAGGAAAAGCTGTTTTGGAAGAGATGATAGCGGCATTGAATTTTGCGGATGATAGCGATGGAGGTATTGGAAATCTTGTTTATATGGCATCCGATCTTTTGAGGGAGCTTAGCAAAGTAAGATTGCCCCAAAAAACACGGAAGGCATTTTTTGATTATAGCTTGAAAGCGTTTGATAAGGAAAAATTCTGGGGATGGGACTGGCATTGGGATGTGTTAGAGTTTGCTGCTGAATTATTTGAAAGTGCAAAAGAGGCAGAGCAATTGATGTTGGTCATTGATAAAAAGAATTATAAAGATTATCATTTGGAGATGATTCAAAAAATCAAATATGAGTTAATTGAAAAAATAGAGGGCGTTGAACAAGCCAATGCTTACTTGGAACAACATATACAAAATTCTAGATTAAGAACAATAGCTTTGGAAAAGGCTTTTGGGCAAGAAGATTATCAACGGGTGATTGAGTTGGCAAAAAATGGCATTGAGCAAGACGAACGTAGTAAACCAGGCTTAGCAAACGGATGGAGAAAATGGCTTTTGAAGACAGCGCAAGCTCAAGAGGATAGGGAGGCAATCATAACCTATGCTCGATATTTCTTCTTAGATCGTGCTAGCTCTCAAGAGGAATCTTATCAATTATTAAAACAAACCATTCCTGTGGATGATTGGTTGGTTTTTGTAGAGAATTTAATTGCCGATGTAATGGCTTTGCGCAGTTGGTATAAAAGAGAATGCTTGGAATATATCTATATAGAAGAAAAACGCTGGGCAAGTTTGTTAGAACTATTAAAAACGGAGCGTAGCTTTGATTTATTAAAGCGGTATGAGCCTTACTTGAAAAAGGCATATAGCGAGGATTTAGTAGCTTTATACGAACAAGAAATTGTGGATTATTCCCAATGTAATGTAGGGCGAGGAAGTTATCAGATTATTTGTCAAAATATTCGTAGAATTCAAAAATTAGGAGCGGCAGCTAAGGCGGCGGAACTGATTGATTATTTGCGCATGACTTATCCCCAACGCCCTGCTTTGTTGGATGAATTGAATAAGCTACCTAATTAA
- a CDS encoding leucine-rich repeat domain-containing protein, which translates to MKYTFVFCLLISLVACNIPIISTYEGGAVGEFKLSEKDKEDLKHHRTISLRIKGQAEELELLKQLSSKKISSLSLSYSESFSLDTSALEYLNFTTPVAVYWGTGIYGKTDSIFDKALMKRISPHDLSVHYNFESRHLTDLLIQMLPSYKKLTALWLSNFNSFAFPETHPQQGVLEAVLDALLVEKKLKSWRLGIEGLDSIPYRIGALKQLELLDLSHGAFESLPSSLGQLTKLTSLIIQRNSNLTQLPESIGNLRKLDQLYLSENQLKNLPSSIGKLKKLHTLYLYNNQLEEIGAFIGELTKLEDLRLSHNQLKTLPEEIKNLKNLIELHLSDNPISKAEQERIKSLLPNTTIYF; encoded by the coding sequence ATGAAATATACATTCGTTTTTTGTTTATTGATAAGTTTGGTCGCTTGTAATATTCCTATAATTTCTACTTACGAAGGCGGAGCGGTAGGCGAATTCAAATTATCAGAAAAAGACAAAGAGGATTTGAAGCATCATCGGACAATAAGTTTAAGAATTAAAGGGCAAGCAGAAGAATTGGAATTATTAAAACAGTTGTCCTCTAAAAAAATTAGCAGTTTGTCCTTAAGTTATTCGGAGTCGTTTAGCTTGGATACATCTGCCTTAGAATACCTTAATTTTACAACACCAGTAGCTGTTTATTGGGGAACTGGGATATATGGAAAAACAGATTCCATATTTGATAAGGCTTTGATGAAACGCATTAGTCCCCATGATTTATCGGTGCATTATAATTTTGAAAGCAGGCATTTAACAGATTTACTGATTCAAATGTTGCCTTCGTATAAAAAATTGACGGCTTTGTGGTTGAGTAATTTTAACTCCTTCGCCTTTCCTGAGACACATCCTCAGCAAGGAGTATTGGAGGCGGTACTAGATGCTTTGTTGGTGGAGAAAAAGCTAAAAAGCTGGCGCTTGGGAATAGAAGGGCTGGATTCGATTCCATATAGAATCGGAGCACTGAAGCAATTAGAATTGTTGGATCTTTCTCATGGCGCTTTTGAAAGCTTACCCAGTAGTTTGGGACAATTGACAAAATTGACAAGTTTGATTATTCAGAGAAACAGCAATTTAACACAACTACCTGAAAGCATTGGAAACCTAAGAAAACTAGATCAATTATACCTTAGTGAAAATCAATTAAAAAACCTACCATCGAGTATAGGGAAACTAAAAAAGTTGCACACATTGTATTTATATAACAATCAATTAGAAGAAATTGGAGCTTTTATTGGTGAGCTAACAAAATTAGAAGATTTGAGGCTAAGTCATAACCAATTGAAAACACTACCAGAAGAAATTAAAAATTTGAAAAACTTGATTGAATTACACTTGTCGGACAACCCCATCTCTAAAGCAGAACAGGAACGAATAAAGAGCTTGTTGCCAAATACTACGATTTATTTTTAA
- a CDS encoding type I restriction-modification system subunit M: MSEEHKKQLEQQLWNIANTLRGKMNADEFRDYILGFIFYKYLSEKMHLYANRLLAGEDIEEYTQIDEASAEGEEYLTAIRTEAVETLGFFLKPSELFHQVALRGAAQAEDENAEAQSNFILQDLTDILKSIEQSTMGAGSEDDFEQLFEDLDLTSTKLGRTEKDKNTLVAKVLAHLDKIDFKLEDTEADVLGDAYEYLIGQFASGAGKKAGEFYTPQQVSMVLAKIVTTNKTKLKSVYDPTCGSGSLLLRVAKEVQQVSTFYGQEMNRTTYNLARMNMIMHDVHYSKFDIKQEDTLEKPQHPNLKAEAIVANPPFSAKWSANPLHNNDDRFSAYGKLAPKSKADFAFVQHMIHHLDEAGTMAIVLPHGVLFRGAAEGLIRQHLIETCNYLDAVIGLPANIFYGTNIPTCILVLKKKRKDIDNILFIDASQGYEKGTNQYILRPEDISKIIDTYRNRKIEDKYSYVAPITEIIENDYNLNIPRYVDTFEEEEIIDLRSVSKKIKTLNKDIANSDKIIAAFCKELNLDTPF; encoded by the coding sequence ATGTCAGAAGAACACAAAAAACAGCTGGAGCAACAGCTTTGGAATATTGCCAATACCCTAAGAGGGAAAATGAATGCGGATGAATTTAGAGACTATATTTTAGGCTTTATTTTTTACAAATACCTATCTGAAAAAATGCACTTGTACGCCAATCGCTTGTTGGCAGGGGAGGACATCGAAGAATATACACAGATAGACGAAGCTTCCGCAGAAGGAGAAGAATATTTGACAGCGATTAGAACAGAAGCGGTGGAAACCTTGGGTTTTTTCTTAAAACCTAGCGAATTGTTTCATCAAGTGGCACTACGTGGCGCTGCTCAAGCAGAAGATGAAAATGCCGAAGCTCAAAGCAATTTTATTTTGCAAGATTTGACCGATATTTTGAAGAGTATCGAACAGAGTACGATGGGCGCAGGGAGCGAGGACGATTTTGAGCAATTGTTTGAAGATTTGGATTTGACCTCGACTAAATTAGGGCGCACGGAAAAGGACAAAAATACCTTGGTGGCAAAAGTCTTGGCGCATTTGGATAAAATTGATTTTAAGTTAGAAGATACCGAAGCCGATGTGTTGGGCGATGCCTACGAATATTTGATTGGGCAGTTTGCGAGTGGAGCAGGGAAGAAGGCAGGGGAATTTTATACGCCACAACAGGTGTCTATGGTCTTGGCTAAGATTGTGACCACCAACAAAACAAAATTGAAATCGGTTTACGATCCCACTTGTGGCTCTGGGTCTTTGTTGTTGCGAGTTGCCAAAGAAGTACAACAAGTTTCTACCTTTTATGGGCAAGAAATGAACCGTACGACCTACAATTTGGCTCGTATGAATATGATCATGCACGATGTTCATTATAGTAAGTTTGACATCAAGCAAGAAGATACCCTAGAGAAACCACAACACCCGAACTTAAAAGCGGAAGCCATTGTGGCGAATCCTCCTTTTTCTGCCAAGTGGTCGGCAAATCCTTTGCACAACAACGACGACCGTTTTTCTGCTTATGGCAAATTAGCCCCTAAATCCAAGGCAGATTTTGCCTTTGTGCAACACATGATTCATCATTTGGATGAAGCTGGCACAATGGCGATTGTTTTGCCACACGGGGTTTTGTTCCGTGGTGCAGCGGAGGGCTTGATTCGTCAACATTTGATTGAAACTTGCAATTACTTGGATGCGGTGATTGGCTTGCCTGCCAATATCTTTTATGGAACTAATATTCCAACTTGTATTTTGGTTCTGAAGAAAAAACGAAAAGATATAGATAATATTCTATTTATAGATGCTAGTCAAGGATATGAAAAAGGAACTAATCAATATATTTTGAGACCAGAAGATATTAGTAAAATTATAGACACTTATAGAAATCGCAAAATAGAAGATAAGTATAGTTATGTAGCTCCTATAACTGAAATTATAGAGAATGATTATAACCTTAATATTCCTAGATATGTAGATACATTTGAAGAAGAAGAAATTATAGATCTAAGAAGTGTTTCAAAAAAGATAAAAACTCTTAATAAAGATATTGCCAATTCAGATAAAATCATTGCTGCTTTTTGTAAAGAATTAAATCTTGATACCCCATTTTAA
- a CDS encoding restriction endonuclease subunit S — protein MFIVNIVFAWEHAVARTTEKELGMIASHRFPMYKPIKDKVNLDFLMYFFLRKKGKHLLGLASPGGAGRNKTLGQQAFAKLKVNIPTLPEQQKIANFLSSVDKKIEQLRQKVSLLEDYKKGVMQQIFSQKIRFKDDNGEAFADWEVKRFGEIFSFIRTNSFSRNLLNYDSGEVKNIHYGDIHTKFKGLLDLSKEKVPYLNQEVDISKVAEEDYCQEGDLVIADASEDYADIGKSIEVVNLNNERLVAGLHTYIARSNTKMALGFKSYLMQCWDIRHKVMVIATGVSVLGISKTNLSKITIEFPCVKEQQKIANFLSSIDDKIQQSQQQLEKTKQFKKGLLQQLFV, from the coding sequence ATGTTTATTGTCAATATTGTATTTGCTTGGGAACATGCAGTTGCAAGAACAACAGAAAAGGAATTAGGGATGATTGCTTCTCATCGTTTCCCAATGTATAAGCCAATAAAAGATAAAGTTAATCTAGATTTTCTTATGTATTTTTTCCTAAGAAAGAAAGGTAAACATCTATTAGGGTTAGCATCTCCTGGAGGAGCAGGTAGAAATAAGACATTAGGTCAACAAGCATTTGCTAAGTTGAAGGTAAATATTCCCACCCTCCCAGAACAACAAAAAATAGCCAACTTCCTATCTTCGGTAGACAAAAAAATCGAACAGCTCCGCCAAAAAGTAAGCCTCTTGGAGGACTACAAAAAAGGGGTAATGCAGCAGATTTTTAGTCAGAAAATTCGCTTTAAGGATGATAATGGGGAGGCGTTTGCGGATTGGGAGGTTAAGAGGTTTGGAGAAATATTTTCTTTTATTCGCACAAATTCATTTTCTCGTAATCTTTTAAACTATGATTCTGGTGAGGTCAAGAATATTCATTATGGAGATATACATACTAAATTTAAAGGCTTACTAGATTTATCAAAAGAGAAAGTTCCATATCTAAATCAAGAAGTAGATATTTCTAAAGTTGCGGAAGAGGATTATTGTCAAGAAGGGGATTTAGTTATTGCTGATGCATCTGAAGATTATGCAGATATAGGAAAGTCAATAGAGGTTGTAAATTTAAATAATGAAAGGTTAGTTGCTGGTTTACATACATATATAGCTCGTTCAAATACAAAAATGGCATTAGGTTTTAAGTCTTATCTGATGCAATGCTGGGATATTAGACATAAAGTTATGGTAATAGCCACAGGTGTTTCTGTCTTAGGTATATCTAAAACAAATTTATCAAAGATAACGATAGAGTTTCCTTGTGTAAAAGAACAACAAAAAATAGCCAATTTCCTAAGCAGCATAGACGATAAAATACAACAAAGCCAACAACAATTAGAGAAAACCAAACAATTCAAAAAAGGCTTGTTACAGCAATTATTTGTATAA